The Halomonas sp. THAF5a genome segment GCGTCGGGCCGACGGGAAATTGGTCAGACCAGAGTTTTGCCAATGCCGTCAAGGAATTGCCTCGTCTTGACCGCTGGTCTGACCAGCAAGATCGGTCGGATTGCGTTGAAACGCCGTATTGGCGACGGGCAAGCGTTTCGCTAGCTTTCGCCAGGGAAGACGTTTCCATATCAGCGTCCTCTTCTCAACACGCTTCGGGTCTCGACCCCGGGTCCACCGGGACGGTGAGGCCGGCCTGCCGGTCGATCGCCGACTGTCGGCTGGCCGGCGGACCCGGGGACGACAACAACAAGATCCGGCCATCGCCCGACAGCGGGCGGGCCACACCACTAGGAGTCCATGCCATGCAGGACGACAAGCAGCCGTCATCTTCCTCCTCCGTCGATCGCCAGGGCGCCCGGGATGCCTTCCAGCGCCCCGATCGGCGCAACTTCCTGAAGGCCGCCGCGGTCGGTTCCGCCGCCGCCGTCGCCGCGCCCTGGATCGGCAACGTCCAGGCCCAGTCCGGCATCCGTATCCGCATGCAGTCGTCCTGGCCGCCGGGCACCCCGGGCTATCGCATCTTCGAGCAGTGGGCCGCGGGTGTCGCCGAGGCCACCAGCGGCGAGGTGACCATCGAGCCCTTCCCGGCGGGCGCCGTGGCCGGGGCCTTCGAGGTCGCCGATGCCGTGCGCAACGGGGTGCTCGACGGCCAGAACTGGTTCACCGTCTACTGGCCGGGCAAGATGCCGGCCGGCGTCTTCCTCACCGCCTACCCGATGGGGCTGTCGCTGCCCCACCAGTGGGACATCATGTTCGGCGCCTATGGCGGCTTCGACCTGGCCAAGGACCTGTATCGCAAGCAGGGCCAGGAGCTGCTGGGCTATGTGCACCACGACATGAACCTGATCCACTCCAAGAAGCCGCTGCGCAGCTTCGACGACTTCCAGGGCGTGAAACTGCGCATGCCGGGCGGCATCGTCGCCGAGACCTTCGCCGCCGCCGGCGCCCGCACCACCCTGCTGCCGGGCTCCGAGGTCTATCCGGCGCTGGAGAAGGGCACCATCGACGCCGCCGACTACACCGGCGCGGCCAACAACTACGAGCTGGGCTTCTGGCAGGTCGCCGACTACATCATCATGGGCCCGCCCTCCACGCCCTGCCTGCACCAGGCCGTCGACCTCATGGATATCTCGGTCAACCGCCGCGTCTTCGAGCGCATGTCGCCGCAGACCCAGGACCTGATGCATGACCTGGTGGCCGCCTACTCCCGCGAGCACTACGCGGCGATCCAGAAGGCCAACGCCGAGGCCTGGCCGAAGTTCCGGGAGAAGGGCGTGGAGATCATCCACCTCAGCGAGGACGACGCCGATCGCTTCCGCGAGATCGCCGTGCCGCTGTGGTTCAAGTGGGCCAACAAGGACCCGGACGCCGCGCGCCTCTTCAAGGCACACCTCGACACCATGATGGACCCGGCGGTGGCGCTGATCACCCCGGAAGACATCAAGGACTACGAGCTCAACCTCTGATCCGCCCCGTTCGCCCGTGCCGGGGGTATCGTCCCCGGCACGGGCGTGAGCACGATCTTTCCCGCATCCCGTCGACTCGATGATCCGTTGCCATCGCCGGGAGGCGATGGCGTCGCGGAGGAGCCTTCATGAATCTTGAGATTGATTTCGTCCTGCCACACTGGCTCTACTGGTCGGTGCTGGCGCTGCTGCCCCTGGTGGTGATGATCTGCGTCGACCGCAGCTTCCGCCGCGGGGGGCGCATTTCCGGCGGCGACACCGCCGAGGTGCCCGCCGGCGAGGAGGCCGAGGTCGCCTACCGGCCGCCCGGCAACCTCTTCACCACCGTCGTCGACCGCATTTCCGGGTTTTCCGGTCGCTACGTCGCCTACTGGGCGCTGGTCGCGCCCTTCGCCTTCGCCTACGAGGTGGTGCTGCGCTACGCCTTCAACTCGCCGACCAACTGGGTGCACGAGTCGATGACCCTGATGTTCGGCATGCAGTACCTGGTCGCGGGCGCCTTCGCCCTGCGCGAGGGGGGCCATGTCCGCGTGGATATCCTCTACCAGCGCGCTCGCCCCCTGAACAAGGCGGCGCTGGACCTCACCACCTCGGTGTTCTTCTTCATCTTCACCGTCGCGCTGATGATGACGGGCTGGAAGTTCTTCTCCCAGTCGGTCAGCGACGAATACTTCTTCGGTGCCAGCTACGCCAACGAGACCTCCTTCACCGAGTGGGCCATCCAGTTCTACCCGGTCAAGTTCATGCTCTTCTTCGGCGCGCTGCTGCTGCTGCTCCAGGGGTTCGGCCAGCTGGTCCGCGACGCCCAGTCCTTCCGCTACCACTGGCGGCTGCACGACGGCGGCCGGACCTTCGCCCGCGTGCTGCTGGTCATCGCCGTGGTGCTGGCGGGCTGGACGATCTTCGAGATGGTCAACGTCGCGGTGACCGACTACGAGAGCCTGGCCGGCAGCCTCGAGAACAGCCTCGGCACCGTGGGCATCGGCGGCCTGACCCTGGTGATGTTCGGCGCCCTGATGGTGGTGCTGGTGGCGGGCCTGCCGCTGGCCTTCGTGACCGGTGGCCTGGGGGTGGTCTTCCTCTACCTGGTGGGCGATCAGTTCATGCTCAACCTGATGCCGTCACGCATCTTCCCGATGATGACCAACTACCAGCTCTCGGCCATCCCGCTGTTCATCTTCATGGCCTCGGTGCTGGAGAAGGCCGGCATCATCGAGGAGCTGTTCGACGTCGTCTACAAGTGGATGGGCGGCCTCAAGGCGGGCCTCGCGATTGCCACCATCATCGCCTCCACGCTGCTCGCCGCCATGGTCGGCGTGATCGGGGCCGCGGTGGTGACCATGGGCCTGATCGCCCTGCCGGCGATGCTCAAGCGGAATTACAACCCGGAGATCGCCATCGGCTCGATCATGGCCGGCGGCACCCTGGGTATCCTGATCCCGCCCTCGATCCTCGCCATCATCTACGGCGTCATCGCCCAGCAGTCGGTGGGGGAGCTGTACCTGGGCTCGCTGATCCCCGGCCTGCTGCTGGCCTTCATGTACGGCTTCTACTGCTGGATGCGCGGCACCCTCAACGTCAAGATGGCACCGCCGATGCCGGTCGAGGACCGGGTCGACATGAAGGAGAAGCTGCGCCTGCTGCGCAACATGCTGGCGCCGATCATCCTGGTGATCCTGGTGCTCGGCATCATCTTCACCGGCATCGCCACGCCCGTGGAGGCGGCCGGCATCGGCACCTTCGGCGCGCTGATCGTGGCCGCCATGCACCGGCGCCTGACCTGGCCGAACCTGCACGCCGCCTGCATGACCACCCTGGTCGCCTCGGCGATGGTGATGTGGATCATCTTCGGGGCCAGCATCTTCGTCGGCTTCTACATCCTGCAGGGTGGCCAGCAGTTCGTGCAGGAGCTGATCTCCGGCGCCGGCCTCGGCCCCTATGCGGTGCTGGCGCTGATGATGGTGCTGCTGGTGGCGCTGGGCATGTTCCTCGACTGGGTCGGCATCCTGCTGCTGGCCGTGCCGATCTTCGTGCCGCTGATCCAGGGCCTCTCCTTCAATGGCGTGTTCGGGCTGCCCGGGGTCGACCCGGCGGACGTCTCGCTGTGGTTCGGCGTCATCTACCTGGTCAACATGCAGATGTCCTTCCTGAGTCCGCCGTTCGGCTATGCGCTCTTCTACATCAAGGGGGTGTGCCCGCCGCACATCACCATGGCGCAGATCTTCAAGTCCTCCTTCCCGTTCCTGGGCATCCAGGCGCTGGGGTTGATCCTCGTGATCATGTTCCCGGCACTGGTCACCTGGCTGCCGAACCTGGCCTACGGCTAGCGGCTCGACCCGCGGCCCCACGGGCTGTCACACTGCGCGGCGCTCCCCGAGGGAGCGCCGCTTTTCAAACCGTTACACGACAGTGCTGAACCCTCGCGGCGATCACTCGTCAGAGCGGGGTGCACACACAAGATCCTCAGGAGGTATTCATGCAACGGATGACTGCACTGTTCTCGGCCGCACTGCTCTCGCTCGGCCTCGCCGCCACCCAGGCCCAGGCCCAGCAGGAGACCGCCGCGAACAGCGCCGACCAGCCGCAGGCCGCGACCGCAGCCCAGGACTTCTCCGACGCCCAGCTCCAGCAGTTCGCCGACGCCTCCAAGGAGATCGCCGTGATCTCCCAGGAGTACACCAAGCAGCTGCAGGCCGCGGAAGGTGAGCAGGCGCAGCAGGACGTGCGCAAGGAAGCCAACGACGAGATGGTCAAGGCCGTCGAGGAGAGCGGTCTCGAGGTGAATACCTTCAACGCCATCGGCCAGGCGATCCAGCAGGATCCCGAGCTGATGCAGCGCGTGCAGGAGATGGCCAAGGCCGGCAACGCCGACGCCGACCAGGCCTCCTGATCCGCGCCCGATGCTCGCGGCCGGCGTCCCGGCCGCGAAGGTGCCTCGCAGGGCCGTCCCGTGCCGCACGGGACGGCCCTCGTCGTTGGGGCGGGACGCACCGGTGGCGGCTTTACAGCGCCGTCGGGCCATTCCAGACTTGACGCATTCTCACCGCGCGGAGTCAGGGACATGGATGTGGAACTGCTGGAGATCCGCCAGCACATGGGGCGCTTCCCGCCCTTCGAGGGGCTCTCCGACGACCTGCTCGACGAGGTGGCCGGCCAGGTCGAGGTGGCCTACTTCAAGGCCGGCAGCGACGTCCTGACCCTCGACCAGGAGGTGCACGACTTCTGCTACATCCGCAGCGGCGCGGTGGAGGTCTATCGCCGCGGGGGCGAGCTCTACAACCGCCTCGGCGAGGGCGACATCTTCGGCCACTTCAGCCTGCTGCGAAACCGCCGCGCCCGCTTCCCCGCCAAGGCGATGGAAGACACCCTGATCTACTTCATCCCCGAGGCGGTCTTCTACCAGCTCTGCGAGGCGGACGAGCACTTCGCCGACTTCGTCGAGGTGGAGCGCCCGCGGCTCGAGTCGACGGTGGAGGAGCACAAGAAGCAGAACGACATGATGATTACCCGGGTGCGCAAGCTGGTGTCCCGCTACCCGGTGATGGTGGAGGCCAGCACCACCGTCCAGGAGGCCGCCCGGCTGATCAGCGACTACCAGGCCTCGGCGGTGCTGGTGCTCGACGCGCCCGGCGACAACCCCCGCTACACCTTCCGCGACAGCGAGGGGCGGGCCTGGCAGGTCAAGGGCATCCTCACCGACAGCGACTTCCGCACCCGGGTGGTGGCCGAGGGGCGTCCCGCCGACACCCCGGTAGGGGAGGTGATCGCCCACCAGCTGATCGCCGTGCAGTCCGACGAGTCGGTGCACGAGGCGATGCTCTGCATGCTGCGCAACAACATCCACCACCTGCCGGTGATGCACCGCCGCTCGCCGGTCGGCATCGTCCACCTCTCCGACATCATCCGCTACGAGACCCAGTCGAGCCTCTACCTGGTCAGCAACATCTTCCACCAGTCCAGCAGCGAGGGGCTCGCCCGGCTGACGCCCGACGTCAACGCGGCCTTCGTGCGCCTGGTCGAGGAGGGCGCCGACTCGCGGATGATCGGCGTGGCGCTCTCCACCATCGGGCGCAGCCTGTCGCGGCGCCTGCTGGAGCTGGCCGAGGCCGAGCTGGGGCCGCCGCCGGTACCCTACTGCCTGATGGCCCTGGGCTCCATGGCGCGCAACGAGCAGTCCATCGTCACCGACCAGGACAACGCCCTGGTGCTCTCCGACGACTTCGACCCCGAGCAGCACGACGACTACTTCCTGGCGCTCGCCACGCGCCTGAGCGACGGCCTGGCGGCCTGTGGCTACGCCTACTGCAAGGGCGACATCATGGCCACCAACCCGCGCTGGCGTCAGCCGCTCGCGGTCTGGAAGCGCTACTTCCGCGAGTGGATCCAGGAGCCCACCCCGGAGCGGCTGCTGCACAGCTCGATCTTCTTCGACCTGGACACCGTCTTCGGCGACAACCCGCTCGTCGAGCAGCTCCAGGACCTGGTCGCCGAGCTCGCGCCCAGGCACCCGCGCTTCCTCGCCTCCATGGCGCGCAACGCCCTGGGCCGCACCCCGCCCTTGGGCTTCTTCCGCACCTTCGTGATGGAGAAGGACGGCAAGCACAACAACTCGATCAACCTCAAGCGCCGGGGCACCGCGCCGATGGTCGACCTGATCCGCGTCCACGCCCTGGCCTGCGGGTCCCGCGCCCAGAACAGCTTCGAGCGCCTGGAGGACATCGATCGCACCCAGCTGCTGGCCCCGGGCGTCAGCGACCGGTTGCGCTACGCCCTGGAGTTTCTCAGCATGTCGCGGATTCGCCACCAGGTGATCGACCTGCAGCATGAACTGGCGCCGGACAACAACATCGAGCCGGAGAACGTCTCCGACACCGAGCGCCACAACCTCAAGGATGCTTTCCAGGTGCTGAGCAACGCCCAGAAGTTCCTCAAGTTCCGCTACCCCATGCCGTCGCGGTCGCGCTGAGATGCGCCTTCCCCGAGGCAGGCGCCCCCCGGCGGTGCCGGGCTGGCCGGAGTACCTGGCGAAGCGGGCCACGCTCGCCCAGGACCCCCTGCTGGCGCGCTTCTTCGCCACCGGGATGCCGGGGCCGGAGACGCCCATCGGCGAGGCGCCCATGGTCGCCCTGGACATGGAGACCACCGGGCTCGACGAGCGGCGCCACGCCATCGTCAGCATCGGCCTGGTGCCCTTCACCCTGGGGCGCATCCACCTGGCCGAGCGGCGCTACTGGGTGCTGCGCCCGCCCCGGCCCCTGAACGCCCAGTCGGTGACCTTCCACCACATCACCCATTCGGACATCGCCGGCGCCCCCGACCTCAACGAGATCCTCGAGGAGCTCCTCGCGGCCATCGCCGGCCGCCTGATGGTGGTTCACTACCGCCATATCGAGCGCCCCTTCCTGGAGGCCGCGGTGAAGGCGCGCCGGGGCGAGGGGCTGATGTGCCCGGTCATCGACACCATGTCGCTGGAGGCGCGCTGGCATCGTCAGTCGCTGCTGGCGCGCTTCAAGCGCTGGATCGGCCGGCCGCCGGCCTCCATCCGCCTCTACGACAGCCGTGCCCGCTACGGCCTGCCGGTCTACTCGGGCCATCACGCCCTGATCGACGCCCTGGCCACCGCCGAGCTGCTGCAGGCCCAGGTGGCCACCCACTTCACGCCCGAGACGCCGGTGGGCGAGCTGTGGAGCTAGCCTGATCCCGCCCCGAGAGGCCGGTGGAGATCCCGATGCCAGACATGACATCCAGACACGAAGAAGGCGGCCCGAGGGCCGCCTTCTTCGTGTTGGCCGGCGCGTGCCACCGGGCCGCGCGCCGGGATGAGCGTGGCCGTCAGGCGCCGCGGGGCTCGCTCATCAGGCCCTTGACGATCGCGTAGCAGCCCACCAGCAGCACGATGGTGAAGGGCAGGCCGGTGGTCAGGGCGGCCGTCTGCAGGGCGCCGAGGCCGCCGCCGAGCAGCAGCGCGATGGCCAGCGCCCCCTCGATCAGCGCCCAGAAGATGCGCTGGGGCTTCGGCGCATCGACCTTGCCGCCGGCGGTGATGGAGTCGATCACCAGCGAGCCGGAGTCGGAGGAGGTCACGAAGAACACGATGACCAGCACGATCCCGACGAAGGAGGTGATCGTGGTCAGCGGCAGGGTCTCGAGCATGGTGAACAGCTGCAGCTCGAGCGCGGCATCCTGCACCTTGGTGATGCCCTGG includes the following:
- the dctP gene encoding TRAP transporter substrate-binding protein DctP; this encodes MQDDKQPSSSSSVDRQGARDAFQRPDRRNFLKAAAVGSAAAVAAPWIGNVQAQSGIRIRMQSSWPPGTPGYRIFEQWAAGVAEATSGEVTIEPFPAGAVAGAFEVADAVRNGVLDGQNWFTVYWPGKMPAGVFLTAYPMGLSLPHQWDIMFGAYGGFDLAKDLYRKQGQELLGYVHHDMNLIHSKKPLRSFDDFQGVKLRMPGGIVAETFAAAGARTTLLPGSEVYPALEKGTIDAADYTGAANNYELGFWQVADYIIMGPPSTPCLHQAVDLMDISVNRRVFERMSPQTQDLMHDLVAAYSREHYAAIQKANAEAWPKFREKGVEIIHLSEDDADRFREIAVPLWFKWANKDPDAARLFKAHLDTMMDPAVALITPEDIKDYELNL
- a CDS encoding TRAP transporter large permease subunit, translating into MNLEIDFVLPHWLYWSVLALLPLVVMICVDRSFRRGGRISGGDTAEVPAGEEAEVAYRPPGNLFTTVVDRISGFSGRYVAYWALVAPFAFAYEVVLRYAFNSPTNWVHESMTLMFGMQYLVAGAFALREGGHVRVDILYQRARPLNKAALDLTTSVFFFIFTVALMMTGWKFFSQSVSDEYFFGASYANETSFTEWAIQFYPVKFMLFFGALLLLLQGFGQLVRDAQSFRYHWRLHDGGRTFARVLLVIAVVLAGWTIFEMVNVAVTDYESLAGSLENSLGTVGIGGLTLVMFGALMVVLVAGLPLAFVTGGLGVVFLYLVGDQFMLNLMPSRIFPMMTNYQLSAIPLFIFMASVLEKAGIIEELFDVVYKWMGGLKAGLAIATIIASTLLAAMVGVIGAAVVTMGLIALPAMLKRNYNPEIAIGSIMAGGTLGILIPPSILAIIYGVIAQQSVGELYLGSLIPGLLLAFMYGFYCWMRGTLNVKMAPPMPVEDRVDMKEKLRLLRNMLAPIILVILVLGIIFTGIATPVEAAGIGTFGALIVAAMHRRLTWPNLHAACMTTLVASAMVMWIIFGASIFVGFYILQGGQQFVQELISGAGLGPYAVLALMMVLLVALGMFLDWVGILLLAVPIFVPLIQGLSFNGVFGLPGVDPADVSLWFGVIYLVNMQMSFLSPPFGYALFYIKGVCPPHITMAQIFKSSFPFLGIQALGLILVIMFPALVTWLPNLAYG
- a CDS encoding DUF4168 domain-containing protein codes for the protein MQRMTALFSAALLSLGLAATQAQAQQETAANSADQPQAATAAQDFSDAQLQQFADASKEIAVISQEYTKQLQAAEGEQAQQDVRKEANDEMVKAVEESGLEVNTFNAIGQAIQQDPELMQRVQEMAKAGNADADQAS
- a CDS encoding DUF294 nucleotidyltransferase-like domain-containing protein, with amino-acid sequence MDVELLEIRQHMGRFPPFEGLSDDLLDEVAGQVEVAYFKAGSDVLTLDQEVHDFCYIRSGAVEVYRRGGELYNRLGEGDIFGHFSLLRNRRARFPAKAMEDTLIYFIPEAVFYQLCEADEHFADFVEVERPRLESTVEEHKKQNDMMITRVRKLVSRYPVMVEASTTVQEAARLISDYQASAVLVLDAPGDNPRYTFRDSEGRAWQVKGILTDSDFRTRVVAEGRPADTPVGEVIAHQLIAVQSDESVHEAMLCMLRNNIHHLPVMHRRSPVGIVHLSDIIRYETQSSLYLVSNIFHQSSSEGLARLTPDVNAAFVRLVEEGADSRMIGVALSTIGRSLSRRLLELAEAELGPPPVPYCLMALGSMARNEQSIVTDQDNALVLSDDFDPEQHDDYFLALATRLSDGLAACGYAYCKGDIMATNPRWRQPLAVWKRYFREWIQEPTPERLLHSSIFFDLDTVFGDNPLVEQLQDLVAELAPRHPRFLASMARNALGRTPPLGFFRTFVMEKDGKHNNSINLKRRGTAPMVDLIRVHALACGSRAQNSFERLEDIDRTQLLAPGVSDRLRYALEFLSMSRIRHQVIDLQHELAPDNNIEPENVSDTERHNLKDAFQVLSNAQKFLKFRYPMPSRSR
- a CDS encoding 3'-5' exonuclease translates to MRLPRGRRPPAVPGWPEYLAKRATLAQDPLLARFFATGMPGPETPIGEAPMVALDMETTGLDERRHAIVSIGLVPFTLGRIHLAERRYWVLRPPRPLNAQSVTFHHITHSDIAGAPDLNEILEELLAAIAGRLMVVHYRHIERPFLEAAVKARRGEGLMCPVIDTMSLEARWHRQSLLARFKRWIGRPPASIRLYDSRARYGLPVYSGHHALIDALATAELLQAQVATHFTPETPVGELWS